Proteins encoded in a region of the Pelobates fuscus isolate aPelFus1 chromosome 11, aPelFus1.pri, whole genome shotgun sequence genome:
- the LOC134577416 gene encoding F-box only protein 6-like → MQNFNDLPEDVVLEILSLVPSTDLTRSCRRVCSMWKDLTDSPTLWKTKCQRMGYLPKDYERYPSDWKIYYRLCSLKKNLLKNPCALEKFKHWKIEENGGDRWKIEDLPGEHGQNIHDEKVKKYFVTSYGSCMKSQIIDLKKNGYQDKLMDIVQPEIVIKDWFAPRHDCGSMYIVLVRLLSKKKETIQEFCPGPVYMEQWSNAEWKEMTHTFRDYGEGVRYIYFQHGGKDTQFWAGWYGVRVTNSSVTIQPENLLA, encoded by the exons ATGCAGAATTTCAATGATCTCCCGGAGGATGTCGTGCTGGAAATTCTCTCATTGGTCCCTAGTACAGACCTAACCCGTAGCTGCCGACGTGTCTGCTCTATGTGGAAGGACCTAACTGACTCTCCAACTCTGTGGAAGACAAAGTGTCAGCGAATGGGATACCTCCCCAAAGACTACGAAAGATATCCCAGTGACTGGAAGATTTATTATCGTCTCTGcagcttaaaaaaaaacttactgaAAAACCCATGTGCTTTAG AAAAATTTAAACACTGGAAAATTGAAGAGAATGGGGGAGATAGGTGGAAGATAGAAGATTTGCCCGGAGAACATGGTCAGAATATCCAcgatgaaaaagtaaaaaagtattttGTAACCTCATATGG ttcTTGCATGAAATCCCAAATTATTGATCTCAAGAAAAATGGATACCAGGATAAATTAATGGATATTGTGCAGCCAGAGATTGTGATTAAAGACTG GTTTGCTCCCAGACATGACTGTGGCTCTATGTATATAGTGCTGGTTCgtctactttccaaaaaaaaagaaaccatacAGGAATTCTGTCCTGGACCTGTCTATATGGAGCAGTGGAGTAATGCCGAGTGGAAAGAG ATGACTCACACATTTCGCGATTACGGAGAGGGAGTCCGTTATATATATTTCCAACATGGTGGAAAAGACACCCAGTTTTGGGCTGGATGGTATGGAGTCCGAGTGACTAACAGCAGTGTCACTATTCAACCAGAAAATCTCCTTGCGTGA